Below is a window of Phenylobacterium koreense DNA.
TCGATACGGCCGACGAAATCGATCAGAACCTGATCGCCGTCCTTGGCCTTCAGCGACTTGCCGGTGCGCGGCTCGTAGGTCCGGTTCTGCTTGGCCAGTTCCTCGACCGCTTCGTTCACCTCGTCTTCGGTCGGCTCGTAGACCGGACGGGTCAGCGAAATCTTCGACAGGTCGGCCGGTTCGAAGTCCGGCATCAGCTCGACGGCCATTTCATAGGCCAGGTCGGCCTTGCCCTCGATCACCTGGGCGATGTCGCCTTCCGGCTTCAGGTCCGGTTCGCCAGCGGGACGCAGGTTGTTGTCTTCCAGGACCTTTTGGGCGGTTTCGGAGATGGCTTGCTCGACGACTTCGGCCATCAGGGCCTTGCCGTGCAGACGACGAACGTGGGCGGCCGGCACCTTGCCGGGACGGAATCCCTTGATGTTGAGCTGCGGCGTGATCTCGGTGATCCGCGCCTCGAGCCGCTCGTTCAGGTCCGCGACCGGGACGGTCACGCCATAGACGCGGCTCAGGCCTTCGCCAGACTTTTCAACGATCTGCATCGACATTCTTGAATTCCGGAGTGCGGCGCAGGCTCGCGCCGGCAGATCCGCCCTAGGGGTGAAAAGGTATGCGCCGCCGGACGAGCGGCGGCGAGCGGGCGCTCTTATGTCATTTCGTACGCGTCTGTCCAAGCGCAAAGACGGTGCTCTGGCCGCGCCACAAGGTACGGCTGGCGGCGCCGACACCGAAACGTCCGCCCTCCCCCCTAATGGAGCGGGCTGACCTGCACGGTCCGCGTGCGCCTCACCTACGGCCGTCTTCGCCGGTAGGCGGCGCTCGCCGGATGTCCTTGCGATTCAAGGCCGCGATCACTTATGTGGGCGCGGATGCGGGTGTGGCGGAACTGGTAGACGCACTGGATTTAGGTTCCAGCGCCGCAAGGCGTGGAGGTTCGAGTCCTCTCGCCCGCACCAACCCCTTCTTCGCGGTCAGCCGACACGTCCCTCATAGAGACGGCGCAACACCGCCGGCGCCAGGCCCGGCAGGTCCTCGGAGATCAGCCCCGGCCCGTGCAGTTCAGCCGCCTCGGCGTGGATCCAGGCCGCGGCGCACGCCGCCTCGAAGCTTTCCATGCCCTGGGCGATCAGCGACCCGATGAACCCGGCCAGTACGTCGCCCGATCCGGCCGTCGCCAACCAGGGCGAGCCGTTGGTGTTCACACAGGCGCGGCCGTCTGGCGCCGCGATCACCGTGTCGGCGCCCTTCAGCAGCACGATCGCATCGGCGCGCTGGGCGGCCTTACGCGCAGCGGTGATGCGCTCGGGCGCGTCCTTGAGCACGCCGGGGAACAGCCGCTCGAACTCGCCGGGATGCGGCGTGAGCACGTCGTCCACGTCGAGCACCGAGAACAACTCTTCCGGATCGTCCCGGAAGACGGTGATGGCGTCGGCGTCGATGATCAGCGCCGCGCCGGTCCGGGCCAGGGCCAGCACGTTGACCAGAGTGTTCTCGGTGATCCCGGCCGCCGGACCGATGATCGCCGCATCAACGTCGGCCGCCGCCTGTTCCAGCTCGGCCTCTGTGTCGAAACCCTTCAGCATGACCGCTTCCAGGTGCGCCGCATTGACCGGCAGCGCCTCGGACGGCGAGAGCACCGTCACCAGCCCGGCTCCCATCCGCAGGCCTGCGCGGGCCGACAGCCGGGCGGCGCCAGTGTTCCACGCCTCACCCGACACCACCACCAGGCGGCCACGCGCGTGCTTGTGGGTGTTCACCGCCGGCCAGGGGAAATGCGCCAGCCAGACGTCCGGCCCGTTCTCGATGAGATTGCTGGGCGTATCGGCCAGCCCGATGTCGGCCACCAGCACCTCGCCGCACAGCTCGTGTCCCGGCTGAAGCACGTGCGCCGGCTTCTTGGCATGGAACGTGACCGTGAGCCCGGCGATCACCACCGGCCCGACCGGCGCGCCGGTGTCACCCAGCAGCCCGGACGGCACATCGACCGCCACGACCGCCTCGGGCTGCGCCGCCAGCCGGTTGGCCATCGCCGCCGCTTCACCGCTCAGGGGGCGGGCAAGGCCCGCGCCGAACATGGCGTCCACATAGAGCCGGGCGTTCAGCGGCGCATCGAAGGCGGCCAGTTCCCCGCCCCACGCCGCTGCTGCAGCCTGGGCGTCCGGCGTCGTTGGCGGGGCAAGCGCCCTCACCTCTACCGGCCAGCCGCGCTCAGCCAGCAGCCGCGCGACCACATATCCGTCGCCGCCGTTGTTGCCAGGCCCACAGACCACGCAGACCGGCCGCAGCGAGAACCGCTCGGCGATAGCCTCAGCCACCGCGGCCCCGGCGCGCTCCATCAGCACCGCACCCGGCGTGCCGGCCGCGATCGCCTCTCGATCGGCGCCGGCGATCTCGGCGACAGTCAGCACCTTGCGCCCAATCACGCGCTGCTCCTGCGGAAACTAGAGGACCTGGGTCGAGGCTTCGCGCCCCTGCTCCACCAAGGTCAAGCGCTCACCGTCAGTTTCCAAGGTGGTGATCGAAGTGTGGTCCGGTCGGAAGACCAGCACCCGCTCGTCGCCGGCCAGTTGCGACACCACCGCATTGATCGCCACGTAGTGCGAGAAGACGGCCGTGCCGGCGCGCGCATACAACGCCCGCACCACGTCGCCGCGCCAGGCGTCATAGTCGAGATCGCCCTCGACGTCCTTCCAGCGGCCCTGGAAGACCGACTTCAGCCAGGCCGGGCGCTGCTCGGCGTTCAACGCCTGCGGGGTCGGGATCTCCCCGACCAAGGGATCGATCTCGACCTCGACGCCCAGCGCCTCCGCCGTCGGCATCGCGGTTTCGCGACACCGGCGCAGGGGTGAGCTGACGACCCGCGTCGGACGATCGGCCTTCGGCAGCGACATCAGATAGTCGCGCGCCGCATTGGCCTGGGCCTTTCCGGCCTCGTCGAGGCCGGGGTCTTCGTCGGCTTCGCCCCAGACGGCTGCGGGCTTGCCATGGCGGATCAGGTAAAGTCGCGACATCAGATCAATCCGGTACGAATATGTTGCGGGCGCCGTCGTCGGAGCGGCTCACGGTCCCCGTGCGTCCGATCGCTTCCCGGGCCTCCAGATCGGCCAGGGTCGCCTCGTCCGAGGGCGTATTGGCGACGAAGCGCCGACCCTCGGAATCACGTCCGACCACGATGCCCATCATGTACCCTTCGCGGCCGTGCACCACCGTATAGGTTTCGATTGTGGCTGATCCGCTTGGCTCTTCGATGACAGGCGGATGCGGCAGGGCGTCGATCTGAGCCTGCAGCACCTTCGGGTCCTGGCGGTCGAACGGCTTGGCCGGGGGTCTGGTCGAATAGATCCCCGTCGACTGCTTGGTGAGGAACCAGCCATTGGCGGTGATCAGCCCGTAGGCTCCGTGATCCGCCCTCAGTCGCTGCGTCATCTCGGCGATTGAGTGCATGGCGTAGTTGTTGCCCGGACCGCCCATGTACGGCAGACCGCCGGTCACCGTCAGTCCGCGCGGGTCGTCCAGCGACAGACCCAGTTCCTCGGCCCCGATCTCCACAGCGACTGGGAAGCAGGAATAGAGGTCGATATGGGCGATGTCGCCCAGGCCGACGCCGGCCATCTCCAGCGCCCGCTGGCCGGTGAGCCGCATGGCAGGGCTGGAATGGAAGTCCTGGCGATCCAGCGGATACCAGAGGTCCGAGGCGTCGGCGCAGCCGTGCAGATAGACAAGCTTGTCGTCGGCCACGCCCAACTCGCGCGCCTTCTTCAGGCTGGTCACCAGCACGCCGGCGGACTGATCCACCTCCATGATCGCGTTGAGGTACTTTGGATAGGGGAAGCCGATCATCCGGTTCCGGTCATCGACCGTCACCAGCTCCTCGGCCGACCGCTCGATTGGGAACCAGGCGATCGGGTTCTTCGCAGCCACCCTGGTGAAGGGCGCGAACAGCTTTCCCAGCCGCTTCTGGTGATCGGGAATCGAGCGGCCATCGCGCGCGCGAAGGGCGTTCTCGAACAAGGGATAGCAATTGATCGGCCGGCCAAGGCCGTGCTTGGCTTCGTAGGGCGTGACGCCCGGACGTGGATCCCCGACCCGCTCGGGTTCCGGAAGGTCCTCGGCGTCGTCCCAATTATCGAAGCCCAGCCCAGCCTTCAGACGTTTGGTGGCCGAGCCGAGGAACTCGCAGCCGACCACCAGCGCGAACTCCGTCTCCCCTTTGGCGATCCGTTCGGCGACGATGTTCACCAGTTGCTGCGGGCTGTTTCCGCCCATGTGTGAATAAACGGCATAGGCCGGCTCAGCGCCGATTCGTTTCGCCAGTGTGACGGGCGGATTGGTCGAGTGCGGCACGACGCGGGCGCCGCCTGGCGCGT
It encodes the following:
- a CDS encoding NAD(P)H-hydrate dehydratase, coding for MGRKVLTVAEIAGADREAIAAGTPGAVLMERAGAAVAEAIAERFSLRPVCVVCGPGNNGGDGYVVARLLAERGWPVEVRALAPPTTPDAQAAAAAWGGELAAFDAPLNARLYVDAMFGAGLARPLSGEAAAMANRLAAQPEAVVAVDVPSGLLGDTGAPVGPVVIAGLTVTFHAKKPAHVLQPGHELCGEVLVADIGLADTPSNLIENGPDVWLAHFPWPAVNTHKHARGRLVVVSGEAWNTGAARLSARAGLRMGAGLVTVLSPSEALPVNAAHLEAVMLKGFDTEAELEQAAADVDAAIIGPAAGITENTLVNVLALARTGAALIIDADAITVFRDDPEELFSVLDVDDVLTPHPGEFERLFPGVLKDAPERITAARKAAQRADAIVLLKGADTVIAAPDGRACVNTNGSPWLATAGSGDVLAGFIGSLIAQGMESFEAACAAAWIHAEAAELHGPGLISEDLPGLAPAVLRRLYEGRVG
- a CDS encoding histidine phosphatase family protein, producing MSRLYLIRHGKPAAVWGEADEDPGLDEAGKAQANAARDYLMSLPKADRPTRVVSSPLRRCRETAMPTAEALGVEVEIDPLVGEIPTPQALNAEQRPAWLKSVFQGRWKDVEGDLDYDAWRGDVVRALYARAGTAVFSHYVAINAVVSQLAGDERVLVFRPDHTSITTLETDGERLTLVEQGREASTQVL
- a CDS encoding acetyl-CoA acetyltransferase; this encodes MDDRTPVLIGAGQFTYRGEPGVSPSPTELLKIAAENAAKNAGLAVEKLSEIDGLAVVGFTVDAPGGARVVPHSTNPPVTLAKRIGAEPAYAVYSHMGGNSPQQLVNIVAERIAKGETEFALVVGCEFLGSATKRLKAGLGFDNWDDAEDLPEPERVGDPRPGVTPYEAKHGLGRPINCYPLFENALRARDGRSIPDHQKRLGKLFAPFTRVAAKNPIAWFPIERSAEELVTVDDRNRMIGFPYPKYLNAIMEVDQSAGVLVTSLKKARELGVADDKLVYLHGCADASDLWYPLDRQDFHSSPAMRLTGQRALEMAGVGLGDIAHIDLYSCFPVAVEIGAEELGLSLDDPRGLTVTGGLPYMGGPGNNYAMHSIAEMTQRLRADHGAYGLITANGWFLTKQSTGIYSTRPPAKPFDRQDPKVLQAQIDALPHPPVIEEPSGSATIETYTVVHGREGYMMGIVVGRDSEGRRFVANTPSDEATLADLEAREAIGRTGTVSRSDDGARNIFVPD